The following proteins come from a genomic window of Macadamia integrifolia cultivar HAES 741 chromosome 14, SCU_Mint_v3, whole genome shotgun sequence:
- the LOC122061373 gene encoding pentatricopeptide repeat-containing protein At5g48910-like — protein sequence MNTTLSSSSPPPALSLLNGCKSTGEIQQFHALAVKTGFFYYEPLVATRIVESCCSIFHYSSPKSEDVNYALSVFEQTHDSSTFVYNTLIRAHTQVDQSEEALLLFYWMLCDPSPIVPDKFTFPFVLKSCAQLGSIEEGEQIHSFVLKTNFVSDLFVLNSMIHMYGRCGKIVSAQRVFERMSERNVVTWNSMIDGFVKSGDFGSAYRLFDEMPQRNLISWNTMIAGYARQSFPYETLDLLVELQALEIRPDESTLVSAISAISDLGLLRLGKLVHGYVLRHEFAITGVLGSSLVDMYSKCGSIYGALQVFVCVPYKNVGHWTSLIVGFAVHGLAEAALKLFSQMLSSGVKPNYVTFVGVLSACSHGGLVKEGLEHFNLMRKKYNIEPGIQHYGCIVDLLGRAGLLREAKELIENMPIRPGAVLWGSLLSACRNHRNIEIGEIVAQNLVELMPDFGGGYVLLSNLYAGIGRWEDFGRARRVIADRGIEKVPGLSWVEVDGEIHEFVAGDKFHPRSVDIYNVLIGLDNELRWLEL from the coding sequence ATGAACACTACTCTCTCCTCGTCTTCACCCCCTCCGGCTCTCTCCCTTCTCAACGGCTGCAAATCCACTGGAGAAATCCAACAGTTCCACGCCCTTGCCGTTAAAACCGGTTTCTTCTATTACGAGCCATTAGTCGCCACCAGAATCGTTGAATCCTGTTGCTCCATTTTCCATTATTCTTCTCCCAAATCAGAAGACGTTAATTATGCTCTTTCTGTCTTCGAGCAAACCCATGATTCCTCTACTTTTGTCTACAATACCCTTATCAGAGCTCACACCCAAGTTGATCAATCCGAAGAGGCATTGTTGCTGTTCTACTGGATGCTCTGCGACCCTTCTCCAATCGTTCCCGACAAGTTTACCTTCCCTTTTGTCCTCAAGTCGTGTGCCCAGTTGGGTTCCATTGAAGAAGGTGAACAGATACATAGCTTTGTTTTGAAAACCAACTTCGTATCTGATCTATTTGTGCTGAATTCCATGATTCACATGTATGGTCGATGTGGGAAGATAGTTAGTGCccagagagtgtttgagagaaTGTCTGAACGGAATGTTGTGACTTGGAATTCCATGATTGATGGGTTTGTGAAATCAGGGGACTTCGGTTCCGCTTATAGGCTATTTGATGAGATGCCTCAGAGAAACCTTATTTCTTGGAATACGATGATTGCTGGGTATGCTCGACAGTCATTTCCTTATGAGACCCTTGACCTTCTTGTTGAGTTGCAGGCATTAGAGATTAGACCAGATGAATCTACTTTGGTCAGTGCCATCTCGGCTATTTCTGATCTGGGTCTGCTCCGTCTGGGCAAGTTGGTCCACGGATATGTACTTCGGCATGAGTTTGCAATAACTGGTGTCCTTGGTTCGTCCCTGGTTGATATGTATTCCAAATGTGGAAGCATCTATGGCGCCTTGCAAGTCTTTGTGTGCGTCCCTTATAAAAATGTGGGACATTGGACATCACTAATTGTTGGTTTTGCAGTCCATGGACTTGCTGAGGCTGCTCTGAAACTGTTCTCACAAATGCTGAGTTCTGGGGTGAAGCCTAATTATGTAACATTTGTAGGTGTTTTGAGTGCTTGCAGCCATGGGGGTCTAGTCAAAGAAGGCTTAGAGCATTTCAACCTCATGAGAAAAAAGTACAATATTGAGCCTGGGATACAGCATTATGGTTGTATTGTTGACTTACTCGGCCGCGCAGGTCTTCTTAGAGAAGCAAAAGAGCTTATTGAGAACATGCCTATTAGACCTGGGGCAGTGTTATGGGGATCTTTGCTGTCTGCATGCAGGAATCACAGGAATATTGAGATTGGAGAAATTGTTGCACAAAATCTAGTTGAGCTAATGCCAGACTTCGGAGGTGGTTATGTTCTTCTTTCTAATCTATATGCAGGTATTGGAAGATGGGAGGACTTTGGTAGAGCAAGGAGGGTAATAGCAGATAGAGGAATTGAGAAGGTCCCTGGCTTAAGTTGGGTAGAGGTGGATGGAGAAATTCATGAGTTTGTTGCAGGAGATAAGTTTCACCCAAGAAGTGTAGATATCTATAATGTGTTGATTGGGTTGGACAATGAACTGAGATGGTTGGAGCTATAA